A genomic window from Providencia alcalifaciens includes:
- a CDS encoding TcfC E-set like domain-containing protein: protein MRKSVIALSILSIFLSNTIHASEMKSIKIGGYIIPPAFVNALEEGMSVPVFLRLSDDAKNNQSEDKIADAVIVIDQGKIKLSSIHLIDSTQGPQLNSLLVDKIENKQDAIFDDNNGIVIDNNAALKLNISSFNLSLDVDKAAFAPKTHARHSVLGDSSVNSLSAVANYDLGVFQSQVKNAENSSSSYFNLDALFAAAEHHFNINASAYSIGKSNASVELYRAMYERDFNGLRVALGLMSTWNLQSIASLTALSSSKIYAVTIGNNSESVVNNKQQSLTPIYAFLNSPGEVRIYRQGKLLNIQNFPMGNFEVDTSMLPFGIYDVTIETVVDGKVVTTQNQTINKSLGAIGGNFDKLNWEMYGGYVDFDKRNYARGEGRHSQAPEKSYLAGASFAYNFPVLSGIRFQMSNYGFDKFLVQETSINASINNYISVSWQGMLENHGSHRNIGTISVSIPDGYGSFWASRERTVIEGDLPLYDADNYSYGATVNFDKIIDRTGSFTISNTKDRRVGSDSINYEYANTLFSGRYGTVGLRAGVQRYHYDNQNSTNEKYVNLDFSLPLSTWLSTGVSSSNGNMKANIYANKSFENSPITNAGISVSKLVRDKDNGASDFSTLAYASYDMKYNSGTVTINRPDSDRLNGNLTSRGSVAYSNGMITPSGNQGKSGVIINSEIQGSGSMVAKVNGQNYPISGKNTFIPLSPYSDYDIQLMNDGKSKDSFDIVSGRNKSVTLYPGNIAFYQPEVRQLVTVFGRLKSPDGEYIKYASIRNHIGRTKTDKNGEFSMDVDVRYPVISLLQEDEKTICEADLNLQGARGALWVGEVTCEPQSSYAKR from the coding sequence ATGCGTAAGAGTGTTATTGCTTTATCAATATTAAGCATTTTTCTTTCAAACACCATTCATGCCAGTGAGATGAAGAGTATTAAAATTGGTGGTTACATTATTCCTCCGGCATTTGTGAATGCATTGGAAGAAGGAATGTCTGTACCTGTTTTTTTACGATTAAGTGATGATGCTAAAAACAACCAAAGCGAAGATAAAATCGCAGATGCAGTTATTGTCATTGACCAAGGTAAAATTAAGTTATCGAGTATTCACCTCATTGACAGTACGCAAGGTCCGCAGCTGAATAGTTTGCTGGTTGATAAAATTGAAAATAAACAAGATGCCATTTTTGATGATAACAATGGTATTGTTATCGATAATAACGCGGCGCTGAAATTAAATATTTCGTCATTCAATTTATCATTGGATGTTGATAAAGCTGCATTTGCACCGAAAACCCATGCAAGGCATTCTGTATTAGGTGATTCATCCGTTAATTCGCTCTCAGCAGTGGCAAACTATGATTTGGGTGTATTCCAAAGTCAGGTAAAAAATGCAGAAAATAGCTCCAGTAGCTATTTCAATTTAGATGCGTTATTTGCGGCAGCAGAACACCATTTTAATATCAATGCGTCGGCTTATAGCATCGGAAAATCCAATGCAAGTGTTGAATTATACCGAGCAATGTACGAGCGTGACTTTAATGGGCTGCGTGTCGCATTGGGTTTAATGAGTACGTGGAATTTACAATCTATTGCGAGCTTAACTGCGTTGAGCAGTAGCAAAATTTATGCGGTCACTATTGGAAATAACTCTGAGAGTGTCGTCAATAATAAACAGCAGTCACTTACCCCTATTTATGCCTTCTTAAATAGCCCTGGTGAAGTTCGTATTTATCGCCAAGGTAAGCTTCTTAACATCCAAAACTTCCCAATGGGTAACTTTGAAGTGGATACCAGCATGCTGCCTTTTGGTATCTATGATGTCACTATCGAAACGGTTGTTGATGGAAAAGTGGTCACAACTCAAAACCAGACAATTAATAAATCCTTAGGGGCCATCGGAGGAAACTTCGACAAGCTGAACTGGGAAATGTACGGGGGTTATGTTGATTTCGATAAAAGAAATTATGCCCGTGGAGAAGGTCGCCATAGCCAAGCCCCAGAGAAAAGTTATTTAGCGGGAGCTTCATTCGCCTATAACTTCCCTGTGTTGTCAGGGATACGCTTTCAGATGTCAAACTATGGTTTTGATAAATTCCTAGTTCAAGAAACAAGCATTAACGCATCGATTAATAACTACATCTCAGTCTCTTGGCAGGGCATGCTGGAAAATCATGGCAGCCATCGCAACATTGGCACAATTTCTGTCAGTATTCCTGATGGTTATGGCTCCTTTTGGGCGTCACGAGAACGAACAGTGATTGAAGGGGATTTACCGCTTTACGATGCGGATAACTATTCCTATGGTGCGACAGTTAACTTCGACAAGATTATTGATAGAACGGGTTCATTCACGATCAGTAATACCAAAGATCGTCGTGTAGGCAGTGATTCAATTAACTACGAATATGCGAATACGCTGTTTTCTGGGCGCTATGGAACGGTTGGGCTCAGGGCGGGTGTACAGCGTTATCACTATGATAATCAAAACAGTACCAACGAAAAATATGTGAATCTGGACTTCTCATTACCGCTATCTACATGGTTAAGCACCGGTGTTTCTTCCTCGAATGGCAATATGAAAGCCAATATTTATGCCAACAAAAGTTTTGAGAACTCGCCGATCACCAATGCGGGAATTTCGGTGTCTAAGTTAGTGCGTGATAAAGATAATGGCGCTTCGGACTTTTCGACACTGGCTTACGCCTCTTATGACATGAAATATAACTCGGGTACCGTGACGATTAACCGACCGGATAGCGACCGACTCAACGGTAATTTAACCTCTCGCGGCTCTGTGGCTTATAGCAATGGCATGATCACACCAAGTGGTAACCAAGGAAAATCAGGGGTGATTATTAATTCTGAGATTCAAGGTAGCGGTAGCATGGTGGCGAAGGTGAATGGGCAAAATTACCCAATCAGCGGAAAAAATACCTTTATTCCATTGTCACCGTATTCAGATTACGACATCCAGTTAATGAACGATGGTAAGTCAAAAGACAGTTTTGACATTGTCTCTGGGCGCAATAAATCCGTCACGCTGTATCCGGGCAATATCGCGTTTTATCAACCAGAAGTTCGTCAGTTGGTCACGGTATTTGGACGGCTTAAATCCCCGGATGGTGAATACATAAAATATGCCTCTATTCGTAACCATATTGGGCGAACAAAAACCGATAAAAATGGAGAATTCTCCATGGACGTTGATGTGCGCTATCCCGTGATCTCGTTATTGCAAGAAGATGAGAAAACGATCTGCGAAGCCGATTTAAACCTACAAGGAGCACGTGGTGCTTTATGGGTAGGTGAGGTGACCTGTGAGCCGCAATCTAGTTATGCGAAAAGATAA